ACGTGTCGCCTACCGTGATTGAGGCTAGCAGTTCTTCACCCCCCAACCGACCGAGGGCCCCGTTTCAGCCAACGGTCCAATTTCGCACCGAATTCGGACCTCGACCGCAGGTGGCGACCAGACCAGCCGCGGAGCCCTCACACCACCCCATAATCACGCAAAGTACGGCCCCTGACGAAGGTAAAATGCGCTTGCGCCCCAAGGGGGATCAATACCTTTCAAGACCGGCTTCGGAGCGAAGGCCAAGGTTAATAATTTTTAACCAGAAAAACGCAAAAAACAATTTAATTTCATCGTAAATTAGGATAGAAAGATCCGCTGCCCTGCAACCGAAGAAGCAAGCTTTCCTGAAAAACCAAGGAACAAGCCAAAACAAACCCTGATAAATTCATGGCAACGCTTGAAAAGCGCAAAAAAGCAGCCTGGCACCGTCACCGCTTCCGACGCGAGGCGCCCGCAGCCTTCGGCATGCGGCAGACACAAAAGCACGCCGCATGCCGAAGGCTGAAGGAAAACGAAGCCGGCGGAGTTATCACAAAAGCATTAACCTTAAACGTTTGCACAGCGACAAGGAACAAGCCCGTGGGTGTCAAGCAAATCATCAGCGGTGATCAGTTTGCTCACAAATACAACTATGATCACGCCCGGAATTATTACCAAAAGCATCACGAGAGCTGGATGCGCCGAATTTCGAACCGCCGGGAGCAGGCGCTGGCCCGCAAAGCCCTGCAACTTATCGGCGATCCCGCAACCATTCTCGACCTGCCCTGCGGCGCCGGACGGTTCTGGCCTTTACTGGCGGAAAACCAACAGCGCCGAATCATCGCCGCCGACAGCAGCCCGGCCATGCTTGAGGTCGCGAGCGAGACCTGTCCCGCGGAGCTCATAACCCAAATCGAGCAACTGCACACCTCGGCTTATGGCATCGAACTCGAAGAAGCCAGTGTCGACGCCATCTTCAGCATGCGGCTGCTCCACCATATCGGGGAGGCCGAGAAACGTCGCGCCATCCTTCGGGAATTCCATCGCGTCACCCGCCGCCACGTGATCCTCAGTCTCTGGATTGACGGTAATTACAAAGCCTGGCGCCGACACCGGCGCGACGAGGCCGTCCTGCGCCGCAACCCCTCCCGCTTACAGAACCGCTTTATTTTCAAACCGGAAAATATCGAACAGGAGTTTCACGACGCCGCTTTCGCCATCGTCGCCAAATTCGACTTTCTGCCCCGTTATTCGATGTGGAGGCTTTACGTGCTCGACAAACTGCCCACCTGAAGGCGCCGGAAGCTATCAGCTCCTCCCGGTTTTCTCCCGGCCAAAGCGGTAAAGATCTCCCGCGCCCGCACGGTATGCGGACGGCACCGACGGTTACTCCAGGCAGCTTCTAGCAACGGGCTACGCTACCCATAAAAATAAAGAGAGTCCCGCCATACTAA
This Pseudomonadota bacterium DNA region includes the following protein-coding sequences:
- a CDS encoding class I SAM-dependent methyltransferase, with translation MRQTQKHAACRRLKENEAGGVITKALTLNVCTATRNKPVGVKQIISGDQFAHKYNYDHARNYYQKHHESWMRRISNRREQALARKALQLIGDPATILDLPCGAGRFWPLLAENQQRRIIAADSSPAMLEVASETCPAELITQIEQLHTSAYGIELEEASVDAIFSMRLLHHIGEAEKRRAILREFHRVTRRHVILSLWIDGNYKAWRRHRRDEAVLRRNPSRLQNRFIFKPENIEQEFHDAAFAIVAKFDFLPRYSMWRLYVLDKLPT